In Lawsonibacter asaccharolyticus, one genomic interval encodes:
- a CDS encoding tryptophan synthase beta chain — MKELLDPNIQAVGVFVNETAETVARLLNRGVIDLAQLHGSEGGDYVDRLRMLTPKPIIQAFRIATVQDVLRAEASAADHICWMPVRVREPFLTGVCSGSSGGPISWPAGWGRIMWKGRWSGFTPMRWMSAPVLRRMGQGSGKNGGLCGRSQKGSESMTNPKGRFGVHGGQYIPETLMNAVIELEAAYDHYKNGRSFQPGAHRAFE, encoded by the coding sequence TTGAAGGAATTACTGGACCCGAACATTCAGGCGGTGGGCGTATTTGTCAACGAGACAGCAGAGACAGTGGCCCGCCTGCTGAACCGCGGTGTGATCGACCTGGCCCAGCTTCACGGCAGCGAGGGCGGGGACTATGTTGACCGGCTGCGGATGCTTACCCCAAAGCCCATTATCCAGGCATTCCGGATCGCCACGGTTCAGGATGTCCTCCGCGCCGAGGCCAGTGCTGCTGACCATATCTGCTGGATGCCGGTGCGGGTACGGGAACCGTTTTTGACTGGAGTATGCTCCGGCAGCTCCGGCGGCCCTATTTCCTGGCCGGCGGGCTGGGGCCGGATAATGTGGAAGGGGCGGTGGAGCGGCTTCACCCCTATGCGGTGGATGTCAGCTCCGGTATTGAGACGGATGGGGCAAGGATCCGGAAAAAATGGCGGCCTTTGTGGCCGCAGTCAGAAAGGGAGCGAGAGCATGACCAATCCAAAAGGACGCTTCGGCGTCCACGGGGGACAGTATATCCCCGAGACGCTGATGAACGCGGTCATTGAACTGGAAGCGGCATACGATCACTACAAGAACGGACGAAGCTTTCAACCGGGAGCTCACCGAGCTTTTGAATGA
- a CDS encoding indole-3-glycerol phosphate synthase — protein sequence MAASKSSVPLEELRLQALSLLKGDFGFEKALRKDGLSFICECKRASPSKGLIAPEYPYLQIALDYEAAGADCISVLTEPKWFLGSGRHLQEIARTASIPCLRKDFTVDEYMIYEAKVLGASAVLLICAILTERQIREYLHTCDELGLSALVEVHNEAEAETALRAGARIIGVNNRSLKDFSVDPDNSRRLRALIPARCCLFPKAASAAPETSQCSESWERTES from the coding sequence GTGGCGGCGTCCAAGAGCTCTGTCCCTCTGGAGGAGCTGCGTCTGCAGGCCCTTTCTCTCCTCAAAGGAGATTTTGGGTTTGAGAAAGCCCTGAGAAAAGACGGACTCTCTTTCATCTGTGAGTGCAAGCGGGCCTCGCCCTCCAAGGGACTCATCGCCCCGGAGTATCCCTACCTGCAAATTGCACTGGACTATGAGGCGGCGGGTGCAGACTGCATCTCAGTGCTCACTGAGCCCAAATGGTTTCTGGGCAGCGGCCGGCATTTGCAGGAGATCGCCCGGACGGCCTCCATCCCCTGCCTGCGGAAGGACTTTACCGTAGACGAATACATGATCTATGAGGCGAAGGTGCTGGGGGCGTCGGCAGTCCTGCTGATCTGTGCCATTTTGACGGAGCGGCAGATCCGGGAGTACCTGCACACCTGCGATGAGCTGGGCCTGTCCGCACTGGTGGAGGTCCACAACGAGGCGGAGGCGGAAACTGCCCTCCGGGCAGGGGCGCGGATCATCGGGGTGAACAACCGCAGCCTGAAGGATTTCTCTGTGGACCCGGACAACAGCCGCCGGCTCAGGGCGCTGATCCCCGCGAGGTGCTGTTTGTTTCCGAAAGCGGCGTCCGCAGCGCCGGAGACGTCGCAGTGCTCCGAGAGCTGGGAGCGGACGGAGTCCTGA
- a CDS encoding anthranilate phosphoribosyltransferase, whose protein sequence is MLINLGIKRGMVVYGQDKLDEISLSAPTTICEIRDGWFKSSVITPEDFGFDRCTKEELKGGTPEENAAITQTILSGGRGAKRNAVLLNAGAALYIGGKADSMKDGVALAAELIDTGKAAAVLEQLIAVSNGRRWRHDHTGPAGRPCPGAGGGVQELCPSGGAASAGPFSPQRRFWV, encoded by the coding sequence GTGCTCATCAATCTGGGGATCAAGCGGGGCATGGTGGTATACGGACAGGACAAGCTGGACGAGATCTCCCTGAGTGCGCCCACCACCATCTGCGAGATCCGGGACGGCTGGTTCAAGTCCTCGGTCATCACCCCGGAGGATTTTGGCTTTGACCGCTGCACAAAAGAGGAACTGAAGGGCGGGACGCCGGAGGAGAACGCTGCCATCACCCAGACTATTTTGAGCGGCGGGCGGGGCGCCAAGCGGAACGCGGTGCTGCTCAACGCCGGGGCGGCCCTGTACATCGGCGGCAAAGCCGATAGCATGAAGGACGGCGTGGCCCTGGCGGCGGAGCTCATTGATACAGGAAAGGCCGCCGCCGTGCTGGAGCAGCTGATCGCGGTCAGCAACGGCCGGAGGTGGAGGCATGACCATACTGGACCAGCTGGCCGGCCATGCCCGGGAGCGGGTGGCGGCGTCCAAGAGCTCTGTCCCTCTGGAGGAGCTGCGTCTGCAGGCCCTTTCTCTCCTCAAAGGAGATTTTGGGTTTGA
- a CDS encoding anthranilate phosphoribosyltransferase, with the protein MAKHGNRAASSLCGTADCLEALGVNIHQSPEKCVELLRDVGMCFFFAQDYHTSMKYVGAIRKELGFRTVFNILGPLTNPGTPVRQLLGSMTTIWWSPWLRCSSIWGSSGAWWYTDRTSWTRSP; encoded by the coding sequence GTGGCCAAGCACGGAAACCGGGCGGCCTCCTCCCTGTGCGGCACGGCGGACTGTCTGGAGGCACTGGGGGTCAACATCCACCAGAGCCCCGAAAAGTGCGTGGAGCTACTCCGGGACGTGGGAATGTGCTTTTTCTTCGCCCAGGATTACCACACCTCCATGAAATATGTGGGAGCCATCCGCAAGGAGCTGGGCTTCCGCACGGTATTCAATATCCTCGGCCCGCTGACCAACCCCGGGACGCCGGTCCGGCAGCTGCTGGGGTCTATGACGACTATCTGGTGGAGCCCCTGGCTCAGGTGCTCATCAATCTGGGGATCAAGCGGGGCATGGTGGTATACGGACAGGACAAGCTGGACGAGATCTCCCTGA
- a CDS encoding anthranilate phosphoribosyltransferase yields MIKEAIVKIVNKGDLTYEEAYTVMNEIMGGETTPTQNAAFLAALSTKSARAETTDEIAGCAAAMRGHAIKVETGMELFEIVGTGGDNAGSFNISTTAALVAAAGA; encoded by the coding sequence ATGATCAAAGAAGCCATCGTCAAGATCGTCAATAAAGGGGACCTCACCTACGAGGAGGCCTACACCGTGATGAATGAGATCATGGGCGGCGAGACCACGCCCACCCAAAACGCCGCTTTTCTTGCCGCCCTCTCCACCAAGAGCGCCCGGGCGGAGACCACCGACGAGATCGCCGGATGCGCCGCCGCCATGCGGGGCCACGCCATCAAGGTGGAGACCGGCATGGAGCTCTTTGAGATCGTGGGCACCGGCGGAGACAACGCCGGCAGCTTCAACATCTCCACCACCGCCGCCCTGGTGGCGGCGGCAGGGGCATGA
- a CDS encoding anthranilate/para-aminobenzoate synthase encodes MILLIDNYDSFSYNLYQLVGEFEPNIWIIRNDEMTAEEIRALQPERIILSPGPGRPEDAGITMEVVTALGHEIPILGVCLGHQAICAAFGASITYAKALMHGKQSQVRFDLDCPLFRGCPETALVGRYHSLAADAETLPECLKITARTEDGEVMAVQHRAYPIYGVQFHPESILTPDGKTMLQNFIKEM; translated from the coding sequence ATGATCCTGCTGATCGATAACTATGACAGCTTTTCCTACAATCTGTACCAGCTTGTTGGGGAATTCGAGCCGAATATCTGGATCATCCGCAATGATGAGATGACCGCAGAAGAAATTCGGGCGCTTCAGCCGGAACGGATCATCCTCTCCCCCGGCCCGGGGAGGCCGGAGGACGCGGGAATCACCATGGAGGTGGTGACCGCCCTGGGGCATGAGATCCCCATTCTGGGGGTCTGTCTGGGGCACCAGGCCATCTGCGCCGCCTTTGGCGCCTCCATTACCTACGCCAAGGCGCTGATGCACGGGAAGCAGTCCCAGGTCCGATTCGATCTGGACTGCCCGCTGTTCCGGGGCTGTCCGGAAACAGCCCTTGTGGGGCGGTATCACTCCCTGGCGGCGGACGCCGAAACCCTTCCGGAGTGCCTGAAAATCACTGCCAGAACCGAGGACGGAGAGGTCATGGCGGTACAGCACAGGGCGTATCCAATCTACGGCGTACAGTTCCACCCGGAGTCCATTTTGACGCCCGACGGGAAAACCATGCTGCAAAACTTCATAAAGGAGATGTAA
- a CDS encoding anthranilate/para-aminobenzoate synthase, producing MEVQTMQIVPTLEKVQEIDSARRYRVLPVSCEILSDFTTPIEAMRILKQVSTHCYMLESAASHETWGRYTFLGFDPSLEITCRNGEMRAGCLHFPTADPSAYLRQVLEEHKSPRFDHLPPFTGGLVGYFSYDYLGYSEPSVRAEVEDSEEFRDLDLMLFDKVIAFDHLRQKLILMVNMSLDEPETSYNKAVLELRQLVELLRTGAKKQDRAGRLLGPVTPLFGREDFCRMVEQAKVHIREGDIFQIVLSNCLSAPFEGSLFNTYRVLRTLNPSPYMFYFSGTDVEVAGASPETLVKLENGVLHTFPLAGTRPRGKTPEEDQVLETELLSDEKELAEHNMLVDLGRNDLGKISRFGTVQVEKFHTIERFSHVMHIGSTVRGELREDKDALDAIEAVLPAGTLSGAPKLRACQLIAELENNKRGIYGGAIGYIDFTGNMDTCIAIRIAYQKNGRVFVRSGAGIVADSVPEQEFEECMNKARASLRALELAQEAEL from the coding sequence TTGGAGGTGCAGACCATGCAGATCGTTCCCACATTGGAGAAAGTCCAGGAGATCGATTCCGCCAGACGATACCGGGTGCTGCCGGTGAGCTGTGAGATCCTGTCTGACTTCACCACGCCCATAGAAGCCATGCGCATCCTGAAGCAGGTTTCCACCCACTGCTATATGCTGGAGTCCGCAGCCAGCCATGAGACCTGGGGACGCTACACCTTCCTGGGCTTTGATCCCAGTCTTGAGATCACCTGCAGGAACGGGGAGATGCGGGCCGGATGCCTTCACTTCCCAACGGCGGACCCATCCGCTTACCTGCGTCAGGTCCTGGAGGAGCACAAAAGCCCCCGCTTTGACCATCTCCCTCCCTTCACCGGCGGGCTTGTGGGATACTTCTCCTATGACTATCTGGGGTACAGCGAGCCGTCCGTCCGGGCGGAGGTGGAGGACAGCGAGGAATTTCGGGATCTTGATCTGATGCTCTTTGACAAGGTCATTGCCTTTGACCATCTGCGGCAGAAGCTCATTCTCATGGTCAATATGTCCCTGGACGAGCCGGAGACCAGCTACAACAAGGCGGTGCTGGAGCTCAGACAGCTTGTGGAGCTGCTGCGGACCGGAGCAAAGAAGCAGGACCGTGCCGGGCGGCTCCTGGGCCCGGTGACGCCGCTGTTCGGCCGGGAGGACTTCTGCCGAATGGTGGAGCAGGCCAAGGTCCACATCCGGGAAGGGGATATTTTTCAGATCGTCCTCTCCAACTGCCTGTCGGCCCCCTTTGAGGGCAGCCTGTTCAACACCTACCGGGTGCTGCGCACCCTTAACCCCTCCCCCTATATGTTCTATTTTTCCGGAACAGATGTGGAGGTGGCGGGGGCGTCGCCGGAGACTCTGGTCAAGCTGGAAAACGGCGTGCTCCACACCTTCCCTCTCGCGGGCACCCGGCCCAGGGGAAAGACCCCGGAGGAGGACCAGGTTCTGGAGACAGAGCTGCTCTCCGATGAGAAAGAGCTGGCGGAGCACAATATGCTGGTGGATCTGGGGCGGAACGATCTTGGGAAGATCAGCCGGTTCGGTACGGTCCAGGTGGAGAAGTTCCACACCATTGAGCGCTTCTCCCATGTCATGCACATCGGCTCCACCGTACGGGGAGAGCTCCGGGAGGACAAGGACGCGCTGGACGCCATCGAGGCGGTGCTGCCCGCCGGGACCCTCTCCGGAGCGCCTAAGCTCCGGGCCTGCCAGCTGATCGCAGAGCTGGAGAACAACAAGCGGGGCATCTACGGCGGGGCCATCGGCTACATCGACTTCACCGGGAATATGGACACCTGCATCGCCATCCGGATCGCCTATCAGAAGAACGGCAGGGTGTTTGTGAGAAGCGGAGCAGGGATCGTGGCCGATTCGGTCCCGGAGCAGGAATTTGAGGAATGTATGAACAAGGCGCGGGCGTCCCTGAGGGCGCTGGAGCTTGCACAGGAGGCGGAGCTATGA
- a CDS encoding O-acetylhomoserine/O-acetylserine sulfhydrylase, producing the protein MSDYKFETLQLHVGQEHPDPASDARAVPIYATTSYVFHNSQHAADRFGLADTGNIYGRLTNSTQGVFEQRISALEGGVAGLAVASGAAAITYTIQALAKQGEHIVAQKTIYGGTSNLLAHTLPLYGINSSFVDVHDLAAVEHAIQPNTKAIYIETLGNPNSDIPDIDAIADIAHKYGLPLVIDNTFGTPYLIRPIEHGADIVIHSATKFIGGHGTTLGGIIVDGGSFDWAASGKYPWISAANPSYHGVKFTEAAGKAAFVTYIRAILLRDEGACISPFAAFLLLQGTETLSLRLERHVENAKKVVKYLTSHPQVEKVNHPSLPEHPDHALYEKYFPNGGASIFTFQIKGGREDAFRFIDNLKIFSLLANVADVKSLVIHPASTTHSQLTEEELENVGIYQNTIRLSIGTEHIDDIIADLEQAFQRVKEV; encoded by the coding sequence ATGTCTGATTACAAATTTGAAACGCTCCAACTCCATGTGGGCCAGGAGCACCCTGACCCTGCATCTGATGCCCGTGCGGTTCCCATCTACGCTACCACTTCTTATGTATTTCATAACAGTCAGCACGCAGCAGATCGCTTTGGTCTGGCTGATACAGGCAACATCTATGGCCGCCTGACCAATTCCACCCAAGGTGTTTTTGAACAGCGCATTTCCGCATTGGAGGGCGGTGTTGCCGGTCTGGCTGTCGCCTCTGGCGCCGCCGCGATCACCTATACCATTCAGGCGCTTGCAAAACAGGGAGAGCACATTGTAGCACAAAAGACCATCTACGGCGGCACCAGTAATCTGTTGGCCCACACCTTGCCACTCTACGGCATCAACTCCAGCTTTGTGGATGTCCACGACCTCGCCGCCGTGGAACATGCGATCCAGCCCAACACCAAGGCCATCTACATTGAGACCCTGGGCAACCCCAACAGTGATATTCCTGACATTGACGCCATTGCTGACATTGCTCACAAATATGGACTGCCGCTGGTAATCGATAATACATTCGGCACCCCCTATCTGATCCGTCCCATTGAACACGGCGCTGACATTGTGATCCACTCCGCCACCAAGTTCATTGGCGGCCACGGTACGACCCTGGGCGGTATCATTGTGGACGGCGGCAGCTTTGATTGGGCGGCAAGCGGAAAATACCCCTGGATCAGCGCAGCGAATCCCAGCTACCATGGCGTAAAGTTTACAGAGGCTGCGGGAAAGGCCGCTTTTGTTACCTATATCCGCGCAATCCTGCTGCGGGACGAGGGTGCCTGCATCAGTCCCTTTGCGGCTTTTCTGCTGCTTCAGGGTACGGAAACCCTGAGTCTCCGGCTGGAACGTCATGTGGAGAACGCAAAGAAAGTGGTGAAATACCTGACTTCCCATCCCCAGGTGGAAAAAGTCAATCATCCTTCTCTGCCGGAACATCCGGATCACGCGCTGTACGAAAAGTATTTTCCGAACGGCGGCGCTTCCATTTTTACATTCCAAATCAAGGGCGGACGGGAGGATGCCTTCCGGTTTATTGACAATTTGAAGATTTTCTCTTTGCTGGCCAATGTAGCGGACGTCAAAAGTTTGGTGATTCATCCAGCTTCCACCACACACAGCCAGCTTACGGAGGAGGAACTGGAGAACGTGGGAATTTACCAGAATACCATCCGTCTTTCCATCGGCACAGAGCACATTGATGACATTATCGCAGATCTGGAGCAGGCGTTCCAGCGTGTCAAGGAGGTATGA